The following proteins are encoded in a genomic region of Galbibacter sp. BG1:
- a CDS encoding sel1 repeat family protein produces MGVEKNMDKMLEWATRLGKLKNPENLTKSGYITSVRLQLAQMYRDGGELEKDLFKSYQWFLIFNEFKRDFPYIQQQQIVKEIQELETKLTSEQKTNGQKEAEKLLGRPLENMENLYKAEL; encoded by the coding sequence ATGGGAGTTGAAAAAAATATGGACAAAATGTTGGAATGGGCAACACGACTCGGAAAACTTAAAAACCCAGAGAATTTAACAAAAAGTGGTTACATAACTTCAGTTAGATTACAGCTTGCCCAGATGTACAGAGATGGCGGAGAATTAGAGAAAGACCTTTTTAAAAGCTATCAGTGGTTTTTAATATTCAATGAATTTAAAAGGGACTTCCCTTACATTCAACAACAACAGATTGTAAAAGAAATACAAGAATTAGAAACTAAACTGACTTCTGAACAAAAAACAAACGGACAAAAAGAAGCAGAAAAATTATTAGGAAGACCATTAGAAAATATGGAAAACCTATACAAAGCTGAATTATAA
- a CDS encoding type II toxin-antitoxin system HigB family toxin, which translates to MRVIAKRTLRDFWEKHADCDEQLKSWYRETEKSEWNNINELKNDYPSASILKDNRIVYNIKGNNYRLIVKFNFEYQICWIRFIGTHAEYDKIDANNI; encoded by the coding sequence GTGAGAGTAATAGCGAAAAGAACCTTACGTGATTTTTGGGAAAAACACGCTGACTGTGATGAACAATTAAAGTCGTGGTACAGAGAAACAGAAAAATCGGAATGGAATAATATCAACGAACTAAAAAATGATTACCCAAGTGCCAGCATTTTAAAGGATAACAGAATTGTTTACAACATTAAAGGAAATAATTACCGATTGATTGTAAAATTCAACTTTGAATACCAAATCTGCTGGATTAGGTTTATAGGAACTCACGCAGAATATGATAAAATTGACGCAAATAATATCTGA
- a CDS encoding IS3 family transposase, which yields MTHCFGLKRDAYYKYKNRADERLKLEQKIVEIVQKRRRSLPREGVRKLIKSLDNEFVKANLKVGRDTLFNVLRKHNMLTLRKKYSSRTTNSLHRFYKYKNIIKDVEVTRPNQVWVSDITYIRTVKGFCYLALITDMYSRKIIGYDLSDSLELKGCVRALNKALYQAKNIKSLIHHSDRGIQYCSNVYTQILKRNRIDISMTEENHCYENAMAERVNGILKDEFYLDQTFTDVAHAKRATKNAIKLYNEIRLHLSLDFKTPNMVYLKTA from the coding sequence ATTACTCATTGTTTTGGACTAAAACGTGATGCTTATTATAAGTATAAAAATAGAGCTGATGAGCGTTTAAAGCTAGAACAGAAGATTGTTGAAATAGTACAGAAAAGACGCAGATCCCTTCCCAGGGAAGGCGTACGTAAACTTATAAAATCATTAGATAATGAGTTTGTTAAAGCTAACCTTAAAGTGGGCAGAGATACTTTGTTCAATGTCCTTAGAAAACACAATATGCTTACTCTTAGAAAGAAATACAGCTCGAGAACAACCAATTCTCTTCATAGATTCTACAAGTACAAAAACATCATTAAAGATGTAGAAGTCACAAGACCTAATCAAGTTTGGGTATCTGACATCACCTACATCAGAACCGTGAAAGGGTTTTGCTATCTGGCACTTATTACTGATATGTATTCCCGGAAGATTATTGGTTACGACCTGAGTGATAGCCTAGAACTTAAAGGCTGTGTACGAGCTTTAAACAAAGCTCTATACCAAGCAAAGAATATTAAAAGTCTTATCCATCATTCAGACAGAGGTATACAGTATTGCAGTAATGTGTACACGCAAATACTAAAAAGAAATAGAATAGATATTAGCATGACAGAAGAAAATCACTGTTATGAAAATGCCATGGCTGAGCGTGTAAACGGCATCTTAAAAGATGAGTTTTATCTTGACCAGACCTTTACTGATGTGGCTCACGCCAAAAGAGCGACAAAAAATGCTATTAAATTATACAATGAAATAAGATTACATTTATCTTTAGACTTCAAAACACCTAATATGGTATATTTAAAAACAGCGTAA
- the pafA gene encoding alkaline phosphatase PafA produces MKNVFLVGVLFFGWVTLQAQQKVKKEPFTKPKLVVGIVVDQMRYDYLVRFWDKYGEDGFKRMINEGYNCKNNHFNYIPTKTAAGHASVYTGTTPKTHGIISNDWYDKVEDRSVYCTEDATVACLGTKTDAGKMSPRRMLASTMTDQLKLATASKGKVIGISLKDRGSILPAGHAADGAYWFQGEDEGHWITSTYYMDKLPKWVERFNASNAAESYKKVWEPLYDLSTYTESIEDDNDFEKTFSGEDRPTFPHDLPKLWEKNGEFNLLKGVPFGNSLTTDFAEAAIEGEDLGKDAITDFLAVSFSATDYVGHRFGVSAKETEDTYLRLDKDLARLLSFLDKKVGKGEYTVFLTADHAAVEVPSYLKSMEIPGGNFHKKEFLDPLNKFLKATFGSDKLVKNFSNEQIFLDQEVIKSLGLSSTEVENAIVTEIKDYKHIAEAYTGTAMRNQEFTQGMASSLQMGYNYKRSGDVLVVLEPGYINSGSKKGTTHGTGYAYDTHTPLVFFGKGINHGETVKRTEIPDIANTICSLLGIAFPNGKSGEPIPEVID; encoded by the coding sequence ATGAAAAATGTTTTTCTGGTTGGCGTGCTTTTCTTCGGATGGGTAACGCTACAGGCACAGCAAAAAGTAAAAAAAGAGCCGTTTACAAAACCCAAATTGGTAGTAGGAATTGTTGTAGACCAAATGAGGTACGATTATTTAGTGCGATTTTGGGATAAATACGGGGAAGACGGATTTAAGAGAATGATTAATGAAGGTTATAATTGTAAAAACAATCATTTTAACTATATCCCCACTAAAACGGCAGCGGGACATGCGTCTGTGTATACTGGAACGACACCCAAAACCCACGGGATTATAAGTAACGATTGGTACGATAAGGTAGAGGATAGGTCGGTTTATTGCACCGAGGATGCCACTGTAGCATGTTTGGGCACCAAAACAGATGCCGGTAAAATGTCGCCACGAAGAATGCTTGCCAGTACCATGACAGATCAATTAAAATTGGCGACAGCTTCCAAAGGAAAAGTAATTGGGATTTCCCTAAAAGATAGAGGGTCTATTCTTCCTGCGGGCCATGCTGCCGATGGTGCTTATTGGTTTCAGGGTGAAGATGAAGGGCACTGGATTACCAGTACCTATTATATGGATAAATTGCCAAAATGGGTAGAACGTTTCAATGCATCCAACGCTGCAGAGAGCTATAAAAAAGTATGGGAGCCGCTGTACGACCTTAGCACTTATACCGAGAGTATTGAAGATGATAACGATTTTGAGAAAACCTTTTCTGGTGAAGACAGACCAACTTTTCCACACGATTTACCCAAGTTATGGGAGAAAAATGGAGAGTTTAATCTGTTAAAAGGAGTGCCCTTTGGGAACTCACTTACCACAGATTTTGCCGAAGCAGCCATCGAAGGGGAAGATTTAGGGAAAGATGCCATTACCGACTTTCTAGCGGTAAGTTTCTCCGCCACCGATTATGTGGGGCATCGTTTTGGTGTGAGTGCTAAAGAAACAGAAGATACCTATTTAAGGTTGGATAAGGACTTGGCAAGACTGTTGTCGTTTCTCGATAAAAAAGTGGGAAAAGGAGAATACACCGTATTTTTAACCGCAGATCATGCAGCGGTAGAAGTGCCAAGTTATTTGAAAAGTATGGAAATCCCTGGAGGAAACTTCCATAAAAAAGAATTTTTAGATCCTTTAAATAAGTTTCTAAAGGCAACTTTTGGCAGTGATAAGCTCGTTAAAAACTTTTCCAACGAACAGATTTTCCTGGATCAGGAGGTTATAAAATCTTTAGGATTGTCTTCTACTGAAGTAGAAAACGCCATTGTAACTGAAATTAAAGACTATAAACATATTGCTGAAGCCTATACAGGAACGGCAATGAGAAACCAAGAATTTACCCAAGGGATGGCCAGTAGCTTGCAAATGGGTTACAACTACAAAAGATCGGGAGATGTGCTTGTAGTTTTAGAACCCGGCTATATAAATTCTGGCTCTAAAAAAGGCACCACCCATGGTACGGGATATGCTTACGATACGCATACGCCTTTAGTGTTTTTCGGAAAAGGAATTAACCATGGTGAAACGGTAAAACGCACTGAAATTCCAGATATAGCAAATACCATTTGCTCCCTATTGGGAATTGCGTTTCCAAATGGAAAAAGTGGAGAGCCCATTCCAGAGGTGATAGATTAA
- a CDS encoding tetratricopeptide repeat protein gives MKKQMTKKIIFLILIFLSINVFGQTADELNEQSKKLIEQQKFEEAIPILKKLAGLGNAEAQYNLGYCYRSGAGVEQNTEKGIEWFAKSAEQGFNDGLYQMMMVYGNGDGVEQDYKKAFDLD, from the coding sequence TTGAAAAAACAAATGACTAAAAAAATCATATTTTTAATTCTAATTTTTTTAAGCATTAATGTTTTCGGACAAACTGCGGACGAATTGAATGAGCAATCTAAAAAGTTAATTGAACAACAAAAATTTGAAGAAGCAATCCCTATCTTAAAAAAGTTGGCTGGATTAGGAAATGCAGAAGCGCAATATAATTTAGGTTACTGTTATCGCTCAGGAGCTGGCGTTGAACAGAATACTGAAAAGGGAATTGAGTGGTTTGCTAAATCTGCTGAACAAGGATTTAACGATGGTCTTTATCAAATGATGATGGTTTATGGAAATGGAGACGGAGTTGAACAAGACTATAAAAAAGCATTTGATTTGGACTAA
- a CDS encoding type II toxin-antitoxin system HigA family antitoxin codes for MKIVPIRNEKDYQKALDRLEDIFDAKKGTDQGDELEILSILIDRYENQNFPIGMPDPIEAIKFRMEQMGMKQKDLAEVVGFKSRVSEILNKKRKLTLEMIRKLNTTLHIPTEVLVQDY; via the coding sequence ATGAAAATAGTACCAATTAGAAACGAAAAAGACTATCAAAAAGCACTCGACAGACTTGAGGACATTTTTGATGCAAAAAAAGGAACTGACCAGGGAGACGAATTGGAAATTCTTTCAATTCTCATCGACCGATATGAAAATCAGAATTTTCCAATTGGAATGCCTGACCCAATCGAGGCAATCAAGTTCCGAATGGAGCAAATGGGAATGAAACAAAAGGATTTAGCTGAAGTTGTAGGATTTAAAAGTAGAGTTAGTGAAATTTTAAACAAAAAACGTAAACTGACTTTGGAAATGATTAGAAAATTGAACACGACTCTTCACATTCCGACCGAAGTTTTGGTTCAGGATTATTAA
- a CDS encoding transposase, giving the protein MYKNDKVIRRYSEPFKLKILDELTTGKLNKYQLGKLYGIAPTTINEWIRKYNRKDLMNTRIKVETKDEIIRIKALQKEIKQLKQLLLKKDLDALVLDSYLEVAAEQLGYKSVTELKKS; this is encoded by the coding sequence ATGTACAAAAATGACAAAGTAATCAGACGGTATTCAGAACCCTTTAAACTAAAAATTTTAGACGAACTTACCACTGGAAAGTTAAACAAGTATCAACTCGGTAAACTCTATGGTATTGCTCCTACCACTATTAATGAATGGATTAGAAAGTACAACCGTAAAGACCTTATGAACACCAGGATAAAAGTGGAAACTAAAGACGAAATAATACGTATTAAAGCGCTTCAAAAGGAAATTAAACAACTAAAACAACTCTTACTTAAAAAGGATTTAGATGCTTTAGTATTAGATTCTTATTTGGAAGTAGCGGCTGAACAATTAGGGTATAAATCTGTGACAGAACTAAAAAAAAGCTAA